A window from Bradysia coprophila strain Holo2 chromosome X unlocalized genomic scaffold, BU_Bcop_v1 contig_20, whole genome shotgun sequence encodes these proteins:
- the LOC119068799 gene encoding spectrin beta chain isoform X3 has translation MTTDISVVRWDPSQGPGSEYIDEYEYDGGNSSSRLFERSRIKALAEERGNVQKKTFTKWVNSHLVRVNGRIQDLYIDMRDGKNLIKLLEVLSGERLPKPTKGKMRIHCLENVDKALQFLRDQRVHLENIGSHDIVDGNASLNLGLIWTIILRFQIQDITIEEVDNKETKSAKDALLLWCQMKTAGYQNVNVRNFTTSWRDGLAFNAIIHKHRPDLIQFDKLGKNHPMHNLNNAFDVAEKLGLTKLLDAEDVFVEHPDEKSIITYVVTYYHYFSKLKQETVQGKRIGKVVGIAMENEKMINDYETFTSDLLGWIESTIITLGDRTFANSLTGVQQQLSQFANYRTVEKPPKFVEKGNLEVLLFTLQSKMRSNNQKPYTPKEGRMISDINKAWERLEKAEHERELALREELIRQEKLEQLAARFNRKASMRETWLSENQRLVSQDNFGFDLAAVEAAAKKHEAIQTDIHAYEERVQAVVAVSDELDAERYHDIERILARKENVLRLWQYLQELLEARKMRLELSWQLQQNFQEMLYILDNMEEIKQRLLTDDYGKHLMGVEDLLQKHSLVEADINVLGERVKTVVQNSQRFLGEEANGYRPCDPAIIVDRVQQLEDAYAELVRLAVERRSRLEESRKLWQFYWDTSDEENWIKEKEQIVSTADIGHDLTTINLLLSKHKALESDIQSHDPQLQSVAKIGDELISEGHFGADRIKDRLKEILAKWNHLLDLTKYRRQRLENAVDYFQLFADADDIDQWMLDSLRLVSSEDVGKDESHAQSLLKKHKDVSDELKSYAETIDQLHKQADALTLDETEQKTVSDRIASIDDRYKQLMELSKLRKLRLLDALSLYKLMSEADGVEQWIDEKEKMLDTMTPGKDIEDVEIMKHRYDGFDKEMNANASRVDIVNQLAHQLLNQFTSVDHPNAEQIITRQNHLNQEWSRLRDKADTKRDQLNSAHGVQTFYIECRETISWIEDKKRILTETDNLQMDLTGVMTLQRRLSGMERDLAAIQAKLTALEKEADAIEGEHPEEAALIRERIAQITVIWEQLTNMLKDRDSKLEERGDLHRFLRDLDHFQTWLTKTQTDVASEDPPASLPEAEKLLNQHQTIREEIDNYTEDYQNMMEYGETLTSDPENNDPQYMFLRERLNALKDGWEELHQMWENRQELLSQSLDQQLFNRDSRQAEVLLSQQEHFLSKDDTPVNLEQAENQLKRHEAFLTTMDANDDKINSIVHVADALVDKKHYDADRIRKRADNIAERRDGNQNRAKEQQEKLMNQVKLHEFLQDLEELTEWVSEKYIISQDDTYRSAKTIHSKWTRHQAFEAEIAANKERLFEAEKAAQGLMTEKPEFKEIIEPKLKDLSKSFEDLETFTKDKGAQLFDANREVLVQQTCDDIDSYITDLEKQIINTDTGNDLTSVNILMQKQQVIQTQMALKARQVEEMDKQTQYLQKTIPLEQVEPIVTKKVAVTERFEKIKAPLVERQKQLEKKKEAFQFGRDVEEEKLWIDEKMPLATSDDCGNSLFNVNVLKKKNQSLATEIENHEPRIMAICNNGQKLIDEGHEDSPQFVERIKELTQKWQELKDAIENRRKNLDQSERVQQYFFDAAEAESWMSEQELYMMVEDRGKDETTAQNLMKKHETLEQLVEDYANTIRQLGDTARQLTLEQISHGDAVSVKQSQLDKLYAGLKDLAGERRARLDEALQLFMLNREVDDLEQWIAERELVAGSHELGQDYDHVTLLWERFKEFAKDTATVGGERVARANGIADDLIHAGHSDSATIAEWKDGLNESWQDLLELIDTRTQMLAASRELHRFFHDCKDVLSRILEKQHGVSDELGRDAGSVSALQRKHHNFIQDLTTLYSQVQLIQEESAKLQASYAGDRAREITNREQEVLQAWMNLQAMCDTRKTKLSDTGDLFKFFNMVRTLMLWMDDVVRQMNTSEKPRDVSGVELLMNNHQSLKAEIDTREDNFSTCLTLGKELLARNHYATTEIKDRLLQLTNTRNALLHRWEERWENLQLILEVYQFARDAAVAEAWLIAQEPYLMSTELGHTIDEVENLIKKHEAFEKSAAAQEERFSALQRLTTFELKEMKRRQDAAEEVERKRLQAENEAKAAAEAQAEAARRAESKDSADASSPHREHEAEHEPKPIPAKRQSIEPVRQSISPKQGSATPPSGSDRRSIPMSPTTPSNTGSLKIGRPRSRSKSPFRSFRWKRGSTSRAADSDDEADRPSSGGDADVEGTLTRKHEWEHTTKKASNRSWDKVYVVARGARLTFYKDQKASKAVPESTFRGEPPLILEGASVDVATDYTKKKHVFRIKLSNGAEFLLQAHDDSEMNQWVGALQAQCQTGGGGGSRSMTLPASSQKDETKRKSFFTLKKK, from the exons atgACTACAGACATTTCGGTAGTGCGCTGGGATCCCAGTCAGGGGCCTGGCAGCGAATACATTGACGAATACGAATACGACGGAGGAAATTCAAGTTCTCGCCTTTTCGAACGTTCTCGCATTAAAGCTTTAGCCG AGGAACGAGGAAACGTACAAAAGAAGACGTTCACAAAATGGGTCAACTCACATTTGGTACGTGTGAATGGTCGCATACAGGATTTGTATATTGATATGCGTGACggtaaaaatttgatcaaattgTTGGAAGTACTGTCGGGTGAACGTCTTCCAAAGCCGACAAAAGGCAAGATGAGAATTCACTGCTTGGAAAATGTGGACAAAGCGTTGCAATTTTTACGCGACCAACGAGTGCATTTGGAAAATATCGGTTCGCACGATATTGTCGATGGCAATGCCAGTTTAAATTTGGGACTCATTTGGACGATCATTCTTCGGTTCCAAATTCAGGATATTACAATTGAAGAAGTTGACAACAAGGAAACGAAATCAGCTAAAGATGCCCTGCTATTGTGGTGTCAAATGAAAACAGCTGGAtatcaaaatgtaaatgtgCGCAATTTTACAACATCCTGGAGAGACGGTTTAGCATTCAATGCTATCATTCACAAACATCGACCCGATCTCATCCAGTTCGACAAATTGGGTAAAAATCATCCCATGCACAACTTGAACAATGCCTTCGATGTGGCAGAAAAATTGGGCTTGACAAAACTATTAGATGCTGAGGACGTGTTCGTTGAACATCCAGATGAAAAATCAATCATCACATACGTCGTCACATACTATCACTACTTCAGCAAACTCAAACAAGAAACAGTACAAGGAAAGCGTATTGGAAAAGTAGTCGGCATAGCAatggaaaatgagaaaatgatcAACGACTACGAGACATTTACTAGTGACCTTCTCGGATGGATCGAAAGCACAATCATCACGTTGGGCGATCGAACGTTCGCAAACTCATTAACCGGCGTACAACAGCAGCTATCGCAATTCGCAAACTATCGTACAGTCGAGAAACCAccaaaattcgtcgaaaaaGGCAACTTGGAAGTTCTGTTGTTCACACTCCAGTCGAAGATGCGCTCGAACAACCAGAAACCATACACGCCGAAAGAGGGACGAATGATTTCCGATATCAACAAAGCGTGGGAACGATTGGAGAAAGCCGAACATGAACGAGAATTGGCGTTACGCGAGGAGCTTATACGTCAGGAGAAACTTGAACAGCTTGCAGCTCGTTTCAATCGAAAGGCATCGATGAGAGAGACCTGGCTGTCCGAAAATCAACGGCTTGTTAGCCAAGACAACTTTGGATTCGATTTGGCAGCTGTTGAAGCAGCAGCCAAGAAACACGAAGCCATTCAAACTGATATCCATGCATATGAAGAACGCGTTCAAGCTGTTGTCGCTGTGTCCGATGAATTGGACGCGGAACGATATCACGACATTGAACGCATATTGGCACGTAAAGAGAATGTCTTACGATTGTGGCAATATCTGCAAGAGTTATTGGAGGCTCGCAAGATGCGTCTAGAACTTTCATGGCAGCTACAGCAAAACTTCCAAGAGATGCTCTACATCTTGGACAATATGGAAGAAATCAAACAACGTTTATTGACAGACGATTACGGCAAACATTTGATGGGTGTTGAAGATCTGTTGCAGAAACATTCTCTGGTAGAAGCCGACATCAACGTACTGGGCGAACGTGTCAAAACAGTTGTCCAAAATTCGCAACGATTTTTGGGTGAAGAAGCCAATGGTTACCGACCATGTGATCCAGCTATCATCGTTGACCGTGTCCAACAGCTGGAGGACGCATATGCCGAACTCGTCCGATTGGCCGTTGAACGCAGATCGCGTTTGGAAGAGAGCCGCAAATTGTGGCAATTCTACTGGGACACTTCTGATGAAGAAAATTGGATCAAGGAGAAGGAACAGATCGTTTCGACCGCCGACATCGGTCACGATCTCACCACAATCAATCTGTTGCTATCCAAGCACAAAGCCCTCGAATCCGACATTCAATCGCACGATCCACAGTTGCAGTCGGTTGCGAAGATTGGTGACGAACTCATCAGCGAAGGTCACTTTGGTGCCGATCGTATCAAGGATCGTCTAAAGGAAATCCTAGCGAAATGGAATCACCTTTTGGATTTAACAAAATATCGTCGTCAACGTCTCGAGAATGCAGTCGATTACTTCCAATTGTTTGCTGATGCTGATGACATCGATCAATGGATGTTGGATTCGTTGCGATTGGTTTCGTCCGAAGATGTGGGCAAGGACGAGTCACATGCTCAATCCTTGTTGAAAAAGCACAAAGATGTTTCCGACGAACTTAAGAGCTATGCTGAAACTATCGACCAGCTACATAAACAAGCCGATGCGCTAACACTCGATGAAACAGAACAGAAAACCGTGTCTGATCGTATTGCATCGATCGATGACCGATACAAGCAGCTCATGGAGCTATCCAAATTGCGTAAACTTCGCTTATTGGACGCACTCAGTTTGTATAAACTCATGTCGGAGGCCGATGGCGTTGAGCAATGGATTGatgaaaaagagaaaatgttGGACACAATGACGCCTGGAAAGGATATCGAAGATGTTGAAATAATGAAACATCGTTACGATGGTTTCGATAAGGAAATGAATGCAAACGCATCCAGAGTCGATATTGTCAACCAATTGGCCCACCAATTGTTGAACCAATTCACCAGTGTTGACCATCCGAATGCTGAACAAATTATCACTCGTCAGAATCATCTCAATCAAGAATGGTCACGATTACGCGACAAGGCAGACACGAAGAGAGATCAACTCAACTCGGCACATGGTGTGCAGACCTTCTACATTGAATGCCGTGAAACAATTTCATGGATCGAAGACAAGAAACGTATTTTGACCGAAACCGACAATCTACAAATGGATTTGACCGGTGTCATGACTCTACAACGTAGACTCAGCGGTATGGAACGTGATTTGGCAGCTATTCAAGCTAAACTTACCGCATTGGAAAAGGAAGCCGATGCCATTGAAGGTGAACATCCTGAAGAGGCTGCACTGATTCGTGAACGCATCGCACAGATTACCGTCATTTGGGAACAATTGACCAATATGTTGAAGGACCGTGATTCCAAATTGGAGGAACGCGGTGACTTGCATCGATTCTTACGTGATTTGGATCATTTCCAGACCTGGTTGACTAAAACTCAAACCGATGTCGCATCGGAAGATCCGCCAGCTTCGCTTCCAGAAGCCGAGAAGTTACTCAATCAACATCAAACCATTCGCGAAGAGATCGACAATTACACCGAAGATTATCAGAACATGATGGAATATGGTGAGACATTGACTTCCGATCCAGAAAATAATGATCCGCAATACATGTTCTTGAGAGAACGTTTGAATGCATTGAAAGACGGCTGGGAAGAGCTACACCAAATGTGGGAAAATCGTCAAGAGCTGTTGTCGCAAAGTTTGGATCAACAATTGTTCAACCGTGACTCGAGACAAGCAGAAGTTTTGCTTAGTCAACAGGAACATTTCCTTAGCAAGGACGACACACCAGTCAATCTTGAACAGGCTGAAAATCAACTTAAACGCCACGAAGCCTTCCTCACTACAATGGATGCTAATGACGATAAGATTAATAGCATTGTCCACGTAGCCGACGCTTTAGTCGATAAGAAGCACTACGATGCTGATAGAATTCGCAAACGCGCTGACAACATTGCCGAACGTCGTGATGGTAACCAGAATCGTGCTAAAGAGCAACAAGAGAAATTGATGAATCAAGTAAAATTGCACGAATTCTTGCAAGACTTGGAAGAACTCACCGAATGGGTGTccgaaaaatatattatttccCAAGATGACACCTACCGCAGTGCGAAGACCATTCACTCGAAGTGGACACGTCATCAAGCCTTCGAAGCTGAAATCGCTGCCAACAAAGAGCGATTATTCGAAGCTGAAAAGGCAGCCCAGGGACTAATGACAGAAAAGCCAGAATTCAAGGAAATTATCGAGCCGAAACTGAAGGACCTTTCAAAATCGTTTGAAGATTTGGAAACATTCACGAAAGACAAGGGAGCTCAATTGTTCGATGCTAATCGCGAAGTCTTGGTTCAACAAACCTGCGATGATATCGACTCTTACATCACTGATCTAGAGAAGCAGATCATTAACACCGATACCGGCAATGACTTGACATCAGTCAACATTCTCATGCAGAAGCAACAAGTAATTCAAACTCAAATGGCACTCAAAGCAAGACAAGTCGAAGAAATGGATAAGCAGACTCAATATTTACAAAAGACCATCCCATTGGAACAGGTCGAACCGATTGTTACAAAGAAGGTCGCCGTTACCGAACGGTTTGAGAAGATCAAGGCTCCGCTCGTGGAACGCCAGAAACAACTcgagaagaagaaagaagccTTCCAATTCGGACGTGAcgttgaagaagaaaaattgtggATCGATGAAAAAATGCCGTTAGCCACATCGGACGATTGTGGTAACTCATTGTTCAATGTCAACGtattgaagaagaagaaccaATCCTTGGCTACTGAAATCGAAAATCACGAACCAAGAATAATGGCCATCTGCAACAACGGACAAAAGTTGATCGACGAAGGCCACGAAGATTCACCACAATTTGTCGAGCGAATCAAGGAGCTCACACAGAAATGGCAAGAACTCAAAGATGCCATCGAAAATAGACGTAAGAATCTAGACCAATCCGAACGTGTTCAGCAATACTTTTTCGATGCCGCTGAAGCGGAATCATGGATGAGCGAACAAGAATTGTACATGATGGTTGAGGATCGTGGCAAGGACGAGACAACCGCACAAAACTTGATGAAAAAACATGAGACCTTGGAGCAACTGGTTGAAGATTATGCAAATACCATTCGCCAGTTAGGTGACACTGCCAGACAATTGACTTTAGAACAAATTTCGCACGGTGATGCTGTTTCAGTTAAACAATCTCAGCTTGATAAATTGTATGCAGGTCTCAAAGACTTGGCTGGAGAGCGACGAGCTCGTTTAGACGAAGCCCTTCAATTGTTTATGCTTAACCGTGAGGTGGACGATTTGGAACAATGGATCGCAGAACGTGAACTTGTTGCCGGTTCACATGAATTAGGACAAGATTATGACCATGTTACATTGTTGTGGGAACGATTCAAAGAATTTGCAAAGGATACAGCTACCGTTGGTGGTGAACGTGTTGCCCGTGCTAACGGCATTGCTGATGATTTAATTCATGCTGGTCATTCGGACAGCGCCACAATTGCAGAATGGAAGGATGGCTTAAATGAGTCGTGGCAAGATTTGTTGGAACTCATTGACACTAGAACACAGATGTTGGCCGCTTCGAGAGAATTACATCGATTCTTCCACGATTGCAAAGATGTTCTCAGCCGAATCCTTGAGAAGCAACACGGTGTTTCCGACGAACTTGGCCGTGATGCTGGTTCCGTTTCAGCACTGCAGCGTAAACACCACAATTTCATTCAAGATTTAACTACACTTTACTCCCAAGTTCAACTCATTCAAGAGGAATCGGCTAAATTGCAAGCATCTTATGCCGGCGACAGAGCCCGTGAAATAACAAATCGTGAACAGGAAGTGCTACAGGCTTGGATGAACTTGCAAGCAATGTGCGACACacgcaaaacaaaattgtccGATACCGGCGATCTGTTCAAATTCTTCAACATGGTCCGTACATTGATGCTATGGATGGACGACGTAGTTCGTCAAATGAATACTTCAGAAAAACCACGTGATGTGTCAGGCGTTGAACTTCTCATGAATAACCATCAAAGCTTAAAGGCAGAAATCGACACTCGCGAAGACAATTTCTCGACCTGTTTGACATTGGGCAAAGAGCTGTTGGCCAGAAATCACTATGCAACAACCGAAATCAAGGATCGTCTATTACAACTGACCAATACTAGAAACGCATTGCTTCATCGTTGGGAAGAGCGTTGGGAGAATTTACAATTGA TTCTCGAAGTCTATCAATTTGCTCGCGATGCTGCTGTTGCCGAAGCCTGGCTTATCGCCCAAGAACCATATTTAATGTCAACGGAATTGGGTCACACAATCGATGAAGTTGAAAATCTGATCAAGAAACACGAAGCCTTTGAGAAGTCCGCTGCCGCGCAAGAGGAAAGATTTAGCGCTTTGCAACGATTAACTACG TTTGAGCTCAAAGAAATGAAACGACGACAAGACGCTGCCGAGGAAGTCGAACGAAAACGTCTACAAGCCGAAAATGAAGCAAAGGCTGCCGCCGAAGCCCAAGCCGAAGCTGCTCGACGAGCTGAATCGAAAGATTCAGCCGATGCATCGTCACCGCACCGGGAACACGAAGCAG AGCATGAACCAAAACCTATACCTGCCAAAAGGCAGTCAATCGAACCGGTGCGCCAAAGTATTTCGCCCAAACAAGGAAGTGCAACCCCAC CGAGTGGTTCCGACCGACGCTCTATACCAATGTCACCAACAACACCATCAAATACTGgatcattaaaaattggtaGGCCACGATCTCGATCAAAGAGTCCATTCCGTAGTTTCCGATGGAAACGCGGCTCTACGTCACGTGCTGCTGATTCTGACGATGAAGCag ATCGGCCGAGCTCTGGTGGAGATGCTGATGTTGAAGGTACACTTACACGTAAACACGAATGGGAACACACAACAAAGAAAGCATCGAACCGATCATGGGATAAG GTTTATGTTGTTGCACGCGGTGCCCGTTTGACATTCTACAAAGATCAAAAAGCCAGTAAAGCTGTCCCAGAGTCCACGTTCCGTGGCGAGCCACCATTGATATTAGAAGGTGCATCGGTCGATGTAGCAACAGATTACACGAAAAAGAAGCATGTGTTTAGAATCAA GTTATCGAACGGAGCCGAATTCTTATTGCAAGCGCATGATGATTCTGAAATGAATCAATGGGTGGGAGCATTACAAGCACAGTGTCAAACTGGCGGCGGTGGCGGCAGCAGATCGATGACCCTACCTGCTTCATCACAAAAGGATGAGACCAAAAGGAAGTCGTTCTTTACGCtaaagaaaaagtaa